Proteins from a genomic interval of Nerophis lumbriciformis linkage group LG01, RoL_Nlum_v2.1, whole genome shotgun sequence:
- the stradb gene encoding STE20-related kinase adapter protein beta isoform X2 produces the protein MSFLDCSCISPTQVQPMDIEECYEDTSLQHLQVSLCDHEGQTMGGGDSSAALSAVPAHYQFLTELGRGFNNLSQVHMARHTPTGQLVAVKQTNLDEVTEEELLQLMNEVLLSRRFRHPNLLTSRLVFSSCCQLWVLTPLMAYGSAHSLLRTHFPDGMSESLIAYLLYGVLQALEYLHRMGYVHRGVKASHILLSEEGRVYLSGLHGVYSMMRDGKRMRVVFDMPHHSPALLPWLSPELLQQDLRGYGVKSDIYSLGIAACELVSGRVPFQDMVPTQTLLLKLRGLHPCLPDTAPFPLSKLKVSRSGLDSGMGESSATGSATHSTSAPPLATDVLQSPAPKNHSATLHSLVQLCLQQQPDRRPSASALLTHAFFKQKHTRDSFLSLMYPAVPLTSSEGLPLSCPPSPPCHVQTASPGVCAEVAWDFS, from the exons ATGTCTTTCTTG GACTGCTCCTGCATCTCCCCCACTCAGGTCCAGCCCATGGACATAGAGGAGTGCTATGAGGACACAAGTCTGCAACACTTG CAGGTCTCTTTGTGTGACCATGAAGGGCAGACAATGGGGGGCGGTGACAGCAGTGCGGCGTTGTCGGCAGTACCCGCCCACTACCAGTTTCTAACTGAACTTG GGCGGGGCTTCAACAACCTGAGCCAGGTGCACATGGCGCGCCATACCCCAACCGGCCAACTGGTGGCGGTCAAACAAACCAACCTGGATGAGGTCACCGAGGAGGAGCTTCTGCAGCTCATG AATGAGGTTCTTCTGTCTCGAAGGTTTCGTCATCCAAACCTGCTGACATCCCGACTTGTCTTTAGCTCTTGCTGCCAGCTGTGGGTCCTCACGCCGCTCATGGCCTATG GTTCTGCGCACTCCCTACTCAGAACCCATTTCCCTGATGGAATGAGTGAGTCCCTTATAGCATACCTGCTTTATGGTGTGCTGCAAGCATTGGAGTACCTGCACCGTATGGGCTACGTTCACAG GGGTGTAAAAGCCAGTCATATCCTGCTGTCAGAAGAGGGGCGTGTCTACCTGTCAGGGCTCCACGGTGTTTACAGTATGATGCGTGATGGGAAGCGGATGAGGGTGGTGTTCGACATGCCTCATCACAGCCCTGCCCTGCTGCCTTGGCTCAGCCCTGAACTACTGCAACAG GACCTTCGTGGTTACGGAGTGAAGTCCGATATCTACAGTTTGGGTATTGCCGCCTGTGAATTAGTGAGCGGAAGGGTGCCTTTTCAGGACATGGTCCCTACTCAG ACGCTGCTTCTCAAGCTACGTGGCTTACACCCCTGCCTGCCAGACACGGCGCCCTTTCCACTCAGCAAACTGAAGGTGTCCCGGTCAGGGCTGGACTCCGGCATGGGAGAGAGCTCTGCTACCGGGAGCGCCACGCATAGCACCAGTGCACCGCCGCTTGCCACAGACGTCCTACAGAGCCCCGCGCCCAAGAACCACTCGGCCACTCTGCACAGTTTGGTGCAACTGTGTCTACAGCAGCAGCCTGACCGCAG ACCGTCAGCCTCTGCTTTGTTGACCCACGCCTTTTTCAAGCAG AAGCACACCAGAGACTCCTTCCTCAGTCTGATGTACCCAGCGGTGCCACTCACCAGCTCAGAGGGGCTGCCTTTGTCCTGTCCCCCGTCTCCCCCCTGCCATGTTCAAACTGCATCCCCGGGTGTCTGTGCTGAGGTGGCATGGGATTTCTCCTGA
- the stradb gene encoding STE20-related kinase adapter protein beta isoform X3 has translation MSFLQVSLCDHEGQTMGGGDSSAALSAVPAHYQFLTELGRGFNNLSQVHMARHTPTGQLVAVKQTNLDEVTEEELLQLMNEVLLSRRFRHPNLLTSRLVFSSCCQLWVLTPLMAYGSAHSLLRTHFPDGMSESLIAYLLYGVLQALEYLHRMGYVHRGVKASHILLSEEGRVYLSGLHGVYSMMRDGKRMRVVFDMPHHSPALLPWLSPELLQQDLRGYGVKSDIYSLGIAACELVSGRVPFQDMVPTQTLLLKLRGLHPCLPDTAPFPLSKLKVSRSGLDSGMGESSATGSATHSTSAPPLATDVLQSPAPKNHSATLHSLVQLCLQQQPDRRPSASALLTHAFFKQVKKHTRDSFLSLMYPAVPLTSSEGLPLSCPPSPPCHVQTASPGVCAEVAWDFS, from the exons ATGTCTTTCTTG CAGGTCTCTTTGTGTGACCATGAAGGGCAGACAATGGGGGGCGGTGACAGCAGTGCGGCGTTGTCGGCAGTACCCGCCCACTACCAGTTTCTAACTGAACTTG GGCGGGGCTTCAACAACCTGAGCCAGGTGCACATGGCGCGCCATACCCCAACCGGCCAACTGGTGGCGGTCAAACAAACCAACCTGGATGAGGTCACCGAGGAGGAGCTTCTGCAGCTCATG AATGAGGTTCTTCTGTCTCGAAGGTTTCGTCATCCAAACCTGCTGACATCCCGACTTGTCTTTAGCTCTTGCTGCCAGCTGTGGGTCCTCACGCCGCTCATGGCCTATG GTTCTGCGCACTCCCTACTCAGAACCCATTTCCCTGATGGAATGAGTGAGTCCCTTATAGCATACCTGCTTTATGGTGTGCTGCAAGCATTGGAGTACCTGCACCGTATGGGCTACGTTCACAG GGGTGTAAAAGCCAGTCATATCCTGCTGTCAGAAGAGGGGCGTGTCTACCTGTCAGGGCTCCACGGTGTTTACAGTATGATGCGTGATGGGAAGCGGATGAGGGTGGTGTTCGACATGCCTCATCACAGCCCTGCCCTGCTGCCTTGGCTCAGCCCTGAACTACTGCAACAG GACCTTCGTGGTTACGGAGTGAAGTCCGATATCTACAGTTTGGGTATTGCCGCCTGTGAATTAGTGAGCGGAAGGGTGCCTTTTCAGGACATGGTCCCTACTCAG ACGCTGCTTCTCAAGCTACGTGGCTTACACCCCTGCCTGCCAGACACGGCGCCCTTTCCACTCAGCAAACTGAAGGTGTCCCGGTCAGGGCTGGACTCCGGCATGGGAGAGAGCTCTGCTACCGGGAGCGCCACGCATAGCACCAGTGCACCGCCGCTTGCCACAGACGTCCTACAGAGCCCCGCGCCCAAGAACCACTCGGCCACTCTGCACAGTTTGGTGCAACTGTGTCTACAGCAGCAGCCTGACCGCAG ACCGTCAGCCTCTGCTTTGTTGACCCACGCCTTTTTCAAGCAG GTGAAGAAGCACACCAGAGACTCCTTCCTCAGTCTGATGTACCCAGCGGTGCCACTCACCAGCTCAGAGGGGCTGCCTTTGTCCTGTCCCCCGTCTCCCCCCTGCCATGTTCAAACTGCATCCCCGGGTGTCTGTGCTGAGGTGGCATGGGATTTCTCCTGA
- the stradb gene encoding STE20-related kinase adapter protein beta isoform X1, with protein sequence MSFLDCSCISPTQVQPMDIEECYEDTSLQHLQVSLCDHEGQTMGGGDSSAALSAVPAHYQFLTELGRGFNNLSQVHMARHTPTGQLVAVKQTNLDEVTEEELLQLMNEVLLSRRFRHPNLLTSRLVFSSCCQLWVLTPLMAYGSAHSLLRTHFPDGMSESLIAYLLYGVLQALEYLHRMGYVHRGVKASHILLSEEGRVYLSGLHGVYSMMRDGKRMRVVFDMPHHSPALLPWLSPELLQQDLRGYGVKSDIYSLGIAACELVSGRVPFQDMVPTQTLLLKLRGLHPCLPDTAPFPLSKLKVSRSGLDSGMGESSATGSATHSTSAPPLATDVLQSPAPKNHSATLHSLVQLCLQQQPDRRPSASALLTHAFFKQVKKHTRDSFLSLMYPAVPLTSSEGLPLSCPPSPPCHVQTASPGVCAEVAWDFS encoded by the exons ATGTCTTTCTTG GACTGCTCCTGCATCTCCCCCACTCAGGTCCAGCCCATGGACATAGAGGAGTGCTATGAGGACACAAGTCTGCAACACTTG CAGGTCTCTTTGTGTGACCATGAAGGGCAGACAATGGGGGGCGGTGACAGCAGTGCGGCGTTGTCGGCAGTACCCGCCCACTACCAGTTTCTAACTGAACTTG GGCGGGGCTTCAACAACCTGAGCCAGGTGCACATGGCGCGCCATACCCCAACCGGCCAACTGGTGGCGGTCAAACAAACCAACCTGGATGAGGTCACCGAGGAGGAGCTTCTGCAGCTCATG AATGAGGTTCTTCTGTCTCGAAGGTTTCGTCATCCAAACCTGCTGACATCCCGACTTGTCTTTAGCTCTTGCTGCCAGCTGTGGGTCCTCACGCCGCTCATGGCCTATG GTTCTGCGCACTCCCTACTCAGAACCCATTTCCCTGATGGAATGAGTGAGTCCCTTATAGCATACCTGCTTTATGGTGTGCTGCAAGCATTGGAGTACCTGCACCGTATGGGCTACGTTCACAG GGGTGTAAAAGCCAGTCATATCCTGCTGTCAGAAGAGGGGCGTGTCTACCTGTCAGGGCTCCACGGTGTTTACAGTATGATGCGTGATGGGAAGCGGATGAGGGTGGTGTTCGACATGCCTCATCACAGCCCTGCCCTGCTGCCTTGGCTCAGCCCTGAACTACTGCAACAG GACCTTCGTGGTTACGGAGTGAAGTCCGATATCTACAGTTTGGGTATTGCCGCCTGTGAATTAGTGAGCGGAAGGGTGCCTTTTCAGGACATGGTCCCTACTCAG ACGCTGCTTCTCAAGCTACGTGGCTTACACCCCTGCCTGCCAGACACGGCGCCCTTTCCACTCAGCAAACTGAAGGTGTCCCGGTCAGGGCTGGACTCCGGCATGGGAGAGAGCTCTGCTACCGGGAGCGCCACGCATAGCACCAGTGCACCGCCGCTTGCCACAGACGTCCTACAGAGCCCCGCGCCCAAGAACCACTCGGCCACTCTGCACAGTTTGGTGCAACTGTGTCTACAGCAGCAGCCTGACCGCAG ACCGTCAGCCTCTGCTTTGTTGACCCACGCCTTTTTCAAGCAG GTGAAGAAGCACACCAGAGACTCCTTCCTCAGTCTGATGTACCCAGCGGTGCCACTCACCAGCTCAGAGGGGCTGCCTTTGTCCTGTCCCCCGTCTCCCCCCTGCCATGTTCAAACTGCATCCCCGGGTGTCTGTGCTGAGGTGGCATGGGATTTCTCCTGA